The following proteins come from a genomic window of Heyndrickxia acidicola:
- a CDS encoding Gfo/Idh/MocA family protein → MLKVAVIGLGDISGIHLAAIQANPNAYLAAVCDINEGLKNGFDPKVNFYTDYQQMLESEALDCVHVCLPHYLHYPVTKACVEKGVHVIQEKPLALNTDEGMELLKLEEENSNVKICVCFQNRYNESFETLLKIARKGIYGTVLGVKGLVTWFRPREYYEAKPWRGIMKYAGGGVMINQSIHTLDLMQLLGGDIEDIRGTISQLLQYDIEVEDTASSHIQFKNGARGLFFATIANAENSSVELEILFEKAKFSIKDSILTRIHENGEREDLAEDIKLPGSKFYYGASHVKLINRFYDCIIQNAHDYVHVKDALPSIKMIDAIRKSSEQKKEIIMEVF, encoded by the coding sequence ATGTTAAAGGTAGCGGTGATAGGACTTGGAGATATTTCAGGTATTCATCTTGCAGCTATACAAGCAAACCCGAATGCCTATTTAGCAGCGGTTTGCGATATAAATGAAGGCTTAAAGAATGGTTTTGATCCTAAAGTAAATTTTTATACTGATTATCAGCAGATGCTTGAAAGTGAAGCTTTGGATTGTGTACATGTTTGTTTACCGCATTACCTGCATTATCCCGTAACAAAAGCCTGTGTCGAAAAAGGCGTTCATGTAATTCAGGAAAAGCCATTAGCTTTAAATACGGATGAAGGAATGGAACTTTTAAAATTGGAAGAAGAGAATTCAAATGTAAAAATTTGTGTTTGTTTTCAAAATCGCTATAATGAATCATTTGAAACGCTGCTTAAAATTGCAAGAAAAGGAATTTATGGCACCGTTTTAGGTGTAAAAGGACTAGTAACCTGGTTTAGACCGAGAGAATATTATGAGGCTAAACCGTGGAGAGGAATAATGAAATATGCCGGCGGAGGAGTAATGATTAATCAATCTATCCATACCTTGGATTTAATGCAGCTCCTCGGGGGAGATATTGAGGATATCAGAGGAACAATTAGTCAATTATTGCAATATGACATTGAAGTAGAGGATACAGCTTCATCCCATATTCAATTTAAGAACGGAGCAAGGGGTTTATTTTTTGCTACTATTGCGAATGCAGAAAACTCCAGCGTTGAATTGGAGATTCTTTTTGAGAAAGCTAAGTTTTCGATAAAAGACAGTATATTAACGAGAATACATGAAAACGGCGAAAGAGAAGATCTGGCGGAAGATATCAAATTGCCTGGTTCAAAATTTTATTATGGAGCAAGTCACGTAAAGTTAATTAATCGCTTTTATGACTGCATTATTCAAAATGCTCATGACTATGTGCATGTGAAGGATGCTCTTCCTTCTATAAAAATGATTGACGCCATTCGCAAGTCTTCTGAACAGAAAAAAGAAATCATAATGGAGGTTTTTTAA
- the larE gene encoding ATP-dependent sacrificial sulfur transferase LarE: protein MLAEKYEKLSSILREMGSVVVAFSGGVDSTFLLKAAVEVLGTEHVLAVTADSETYPSTELEEAKVLAREIGVTHKVIETSELTIPGYAENNKNRCYFCKSSLFNHIIPVMEENGFQNVIYGVIADDMNEHRPGMQAAKEKGIRGPLQEANLFKKEIRELSKKFGLSTWDKPSFACLSSRIAYGEFITKEKLTKVEKAEAFLKSLQIRQVRVRTHQDIARIEVEPDDMEIILKNHITIANQLQNYGYKYITLDLIGYQSGSMNKVLEGVK, encoded by the coding sequence ATGCTAGCAGAAAAATACGAAAAACTATCCTCAATACTTCGAGAGATGGGGTCTGTTGTCGTTGCCTTCTCTGGAGGAGTCGATAGTACCTTCTTATTGAAGGCAGCTGTAGAAGTGCTCGGTACCGAACACGTGCTTGCTGTAACAGCAGACTCTGAAACCTATCCGTCAACTGAGCTGGAAGAGGCAAAGGTACTTGCAAGAGAAATCGGAGTCACTCACAAGGTAATCGAAACGTCTGAGCTTACTATTCCGGGTTATGCAGAAAATAATAAAAATCGCTGTTACTTTTGTAAGAGCAGCTTATTTAATCATATCATTCCTGTGATGGAAGAGAACGGGTTTCAGAATGTCATTTATGGAGTTATCGCAGATGATATGAATGAGCATCGACCCGGTATGCAAGCGGCAAAGGAAAAGGGCATACGAGGACCTTTGCAAGAAGCTAACCTTTTTAAAAAGGAAATAAGAGAGCTATCGAAAAAATTTGGACTATCGACGTGGGATAAACCATCGTTTGCCTGCCTTTCATCAAGAATTGCCTACGGTGAGTTCATTACGAAAGAGAAGTTAACAAAAGTCGAAAAAGCAGAGGCTTTTCTAAAGTCACTTCAAATTCGCCAAGTCCGTGTGCGAACCCACCAAGATATTGCAAGAATTGAAGTGGAGCCAGATGATATGGAAATTATACTGAAAAATCATATTACAATAGCAAATCAGCTTCAAAATTATGGTTATAAGTATATTACTTTGGATTTAATTGGCTATCAAAGTGGAAGTATGAACAAAGTATTAGAAGGTGTCAAATAA
- a CDS encoding Gfo/Idh/MocA family protein has product MADVRMGVIGLGAQGGTYAGFLVEGKVENMVLGAICDSDPAKKALADEKYPDIPFYDHYIDMLESGDVDAVVTCVPHYLHPEMGIAALKRNIHVLVEKPAGVYTKQVRELNEFAATKPELTFGIMFNQRTNPLYQKVKKIIDSGEIGQIRRTNWIITTWWRPQGYYDQSAWRATWEGEGGGVLVNQAPHQIDLLQWICGMPKKVYSNIKYGYQRNISVEDEVTAMLDYGNGATGVFITCTHDAVGTDRFEILGDKGKIIVDDSRKVTIKRLAKPESEMSDSISWAEAAKIFSGANLDDVYSEEVIEFESVWGSQHIGVLENFASNIVHGTPLLAPGSDGIHGVTLANAIHLSSWLGKEVEIPFDEELYLKELNKKIAEEKKAPIKI; this is encoded by the coding sequence ATGGCTGACGTTAGAATGGGTGTTATTGGACTTGGAGCACAAGGGGGAACCTATGCGGGCTTTTTAGTAGAAGGGAAAGTGGAGAACATGGTACTTGGAGCTATTTGTGACAGTGATCCTGCTAAAAAGGCTCTTGCTGATGAAAAGTATCCGGATATTCCATTCTATGATCATTATATCGACATGCTCGAGAGCGGGGATGTTGATGCAGTGGTTACTTGTGTTCCTCACTATCTGCATCCTGAAATGGGGATTGCAGCTTTAAAAAGAAATATTCATGTATTAGTAGAAAAGCCGGCAGGTGTTTATACAAAACAAGTTCGCGAATTAAATGAATTTGCAGCAACTAAGCCGGAACTGACATTCGGGATTATGTTTAATCAACGTACCAATCCACTCTATCAAAAAGTGAAAAAGATCATTGATAGTGGCGAAATAGGACAGATCCGCCGCACAAACTGGATTATTACTACGTGGTGGAGGCCGCAGGGATATTATGACCAAAGCGCATGGAGAGCAACATGGGAAGGAGAAGGCGGTGGTGTCCTTGTCAATCAGGCTCCTCACCAAATAGACTTACTTCAATGGATCTGCGGTATGCCTAAAAAGGTCTATTCCAATATTAAGTACGGTTATCAAAGAAACATATCTGTGGAAGATGAAGTCACTGCTATGCTTGACTATGGAAATGGGGCCACAGGAGTCTTTATTACGTGTACACATGATGCAGTAGGTACAGACCGCTTTGAAATTTTAGGAGACAAAGGAAAAATCATAGTCGATGATAGCAGAAAAGTGACAATCAAACGTCTTGCTAAACCTGAATCTGAAATGAGTGACAGCATTAGCTGGGCAGAAGCTGCCAAGATATTTAGCGGTGCAAATCTGGATGATGTGTACAGCGAAGAAGTCATTGAGTTTGAAAGCGTTTGGGGAAGCCAGCATATTGGGGTTTTGGAAAATTTTGCGTCAAATATCGTTCATGGGACTCCTTTATTAGCACCAGGCAGCGATGGCATCCATGGAGTAACACTTGCAAATGCTATTCATTTGTCAAGCTGGTTAGGGAAAGAAGTAGAGATTCCTTTTGATGAAGAATTATATCTTAAAGAATTAAATAAAAAGATTGCGGAAGAAAAGAAGGCCCCAATAAAAATATAG
- the larB gene encoding nickel pincer cofactor biosynthesis protein LarB produces MLEEILIQVQNGSLSVQEAKEKLAAYEDLGFAKVDHHRKKRQGFPEIIYGEGKTPEQIIPIIGALSSRGNKVLVTRISKEKAHSVQQTFPELIYNETAQILFRNDPAEKKESNNGYIAVICAGTSDLRVAEEAAITAEVLGSNVHRIYDVGVAGIHRLLSHLEEIKNATVSVVVAGMEGALPSVVGGLVSHPVIAVPTSIGYGANFNGLSALLTMLNSCASGISVVNIDNGFGGGYNAVQIHQLAQKGAEKNENTVF; encoded by the coding sequence ATGCTCGAAGAGATATTAATACAAGTTCAGAATGGATCCCTTAGTGTCCAGGAGGCAAAGGAGAAACTGGCTGCATATGAAGACTTAGGATTTGCAAAAGTGGACCATCATCGAAAAAAGAGGCAGGGGTTTCCAGAAATAATTTACGGAGAAGGTAAGACGCCTGAACAAATTATTCCTATTATTGGTGCATTAAGTTCAAGGGGAAATAAGGTGTTAGTAACACGAATCTCAAAAGAAAAAGCTCATTCTGTCCAGCAAACGTTCCCTGAATTAATATACAATGAAACGGCCCAAATATTATTTCGAAATGATCCTGCTGAAAAAAAAGAAAGTAATAATGGGTATATTGCCGTCATTTGTGCTGGCACGTCTGATTTAAGAGTGGCAGAAGAAGCAGCTATAACTGCAGAAGTTCTAGGAAGTAATGTTCATCGCATTTATGATGTAGGTGTAGCAGGGATACACCGTCTCTTGAGCCATCTAGAAGAGATAAAGAATGCAACAGTATCGGTGGTTGTCGCAGGAATGGAAGGGGCACTCCCGAGTGTAGTGGGAGGGCTGGTTTCGCATCCTGTTATTGCAGTACCAACCAGCATTGGGTACGGGGCAAATTTTAATGGTTTATCGGCTTTGCTGACGATGTTAAACTCATGTGCTTCAGGAATCAGCGTGGTAAATATTGATAATGGCTTTGGCGGTGGATATAACGCAGTACAAATTCATCAATTGGCACAAAAAGGGGCAGAGAAAAATGAAAACACTGTATTTTGA
- a CDS encoding sugar phosphate isomerase/epimerase family protein, whose protein sequence is MNNNLIISGFSDEISSDFNVQLEVVANLGMRYISLRGIDGKNIGDFSLAEIKDQVLPRLKKAEIGVSSIGSPIGKILITDEEAFNKQKVMLESLCQISNLLDCNYIRIFSFFIPQDDNPDDYRNDVIRKLKEFSAIAEKHNVILLHENEKDIFGDIARRCKDILKEVGSARFKAIFDFANFIQCGEDPQLCYELLKDEIEYIHIKDAVLTDGQNVVCGQGDGKIPEILSQAVQSGYKGFLTLEPHLVLFDSLKDLELEEAPEYIKNLNGLNGASAYKIQYEALLNILKTIESREEF, encoded by the coding sequence ATGAATAATAATTTGATAATTTCGGGATTCTCAGATGAAATTTCATCTGATTTTAACGTACAACTAGAGGTTGTTGCCAATTTGGGAATGCGCTACATTTCATTACGTGGCATTGATGGGAAAAATATTGGTGATTTTTCGTTAGCTGAAATCAAAGATCAAGTATTGCCAAGGCTTAAGAAAGCGGAGATTGGTGTTTCTTCTATTGGTTCCCCCATAGGAAAAATATTAATTACTGACGAAGAAGCGTTTAACAAGCAGAAGGTTATGCTTGAGAGCCTTTGCCAAATAAGTAATCTGCTAGATTGTAATTATATTAGGATTTTCAGCTTTTTCATTCCGCAGGATGATAATCCAGATGACTATAGGAATGACGTTATCAGAAAGCTAAAAGAATTTTCAGCGATTGCAGAAAAGCACAATGTTATTTTATTACATGAAAATGAAAAAGACATATTTGGAGATATTGCTAGAAGGTGTAAAGATATTTTGAAAGAGGTAGGCTCTGCACGCTTTAAAGCTATTTTTGATTTTGCCAACTTCATACAATGTGGTGAGGATCCCCAGCTATGCTACGAGCTGTTAAAGGACGAGATTGAATATATACATATTAAGGATGCAGTTCTAACGGACGGTCAGAATGTTGTGTGCGGACAAGGTGATGGGAAAATACCGGAAATACTTAGTCAGGCAGTTCAAAGCGGATATAAGGGATTTTTAACACTTGAACCACACCTTGTCCTCTTCGATTCTTTAAAGGATTTAGAATTAGAGGAAGCACCAGAGTATATTAAAAATCTGAACGGACTGAATGGTGCCAGTGCATATAAAATTCAATATGAAGCGTTACTGAATATACTTAAAACAATTGAAAGCAGGGAGGAATTTTGA
- a CDS encoding sugar phosphate isomerase/epimerase family protein — MTIKGKIGVQMFNLKNKVAEIGAYETMRKIKELGYNYAEVTQIPMTSENVSELKRASKDFDIKITSISAPLDTMPGMPGESLKSHFEKIVNDCKALDCKFIRIGMMPVNLMGHKEKVMTYIQDAEAMANKLAEYGIELYYHNHHIEFEKYDGACLLDIMKDNTSKLGYELDVHWIQRGGQNPVEVIKRFAGRVSLIHLKDYRIGHMDLTEEDMSDHTKFNQKFTNIIEFAELGEGNLNITEIMKAGLESGVQYFLVEQDDTYGRDPFDCLEISANYLREQGYAEWFN, encoded by the coding sequence ATGACAATCAAAGGTAAAATCGGTGTGCAAATGTTTAATCTTAAAAACAAGGTAGCTGAAATAGGCGCATATGAAACCATGAGAAAAATAAAAGAATTGGGATATAATTATGCCGAAGTAACTCAAATACCAATGACCTCAGAAAATGTATCTGAACTAAAAAGAGCCAGTAAAGATTTTGATATCAAGATTACATCGATTTCGGCTCCTTTAGATACAATGCCAGGGATGCCAGGTGAATCATTAAAAAGTCATTTCGAAAAAATTGTTAATGACTGTAAAGCCTTGGATTGCAAATTTATTCGTATAGGTATGATGCCGGTAAATTTAATGGGGCATAAAGAGAAAGTGATGACATACATACAAGATGCAGAGGCAATGGCAAATAAATTGGCGGAATACGGAATAGAATTATATTATCATAATCACCATATTGAATTCGAGAAATATGATGGAGCATGCTTATTGGACATTATGAAAGATAATACATCCAAACTCGGTTATGAGCTGGATGTTCATTGGATTCAACGAGGCGGACAAAATCCCGTCGAGGTTATCAAACGATTTGCGGGGCGTGTCTCACTTATCCATTTAAAAGATTATCGGATTGGTCACATGGATTTAACCGAAGAAGACATGAGTGATCATACTAAATTTAATCAAAAATTTACTAACATTATTGAATTTGCAGAGCTTGGTGAAGGAAACCTCAATATAACAGAAATAATGAAAGCAGGCCTAGAGAGCGGAGTACAGTACTTTTTAGTAGAACAAGATGATACATATGGAAGAGATCCTTTTGACTGTTTGGAGATATCCGCTAATTACTTGAGAGAACAAGGGTATGCAGAATGGTTTAATTAA
- a CDS encoding SDR family oxidoreductase, translating into MTDLFDLTGKTAVAIGGNSVLGSAMAKGLAQQGAKVAIVGRNVEKAEEVVKEITAAGGEAKSFQADVSSVSSLEKAADEIEKWSGGWDILLNAPGKNSTTPFFDLGMNEWDDIMEVNLKGIVITCQIFARKMIEQERKGSIINISSVSSTIPLSRVFTYSVSKAGLNSVTQFLARELAPNGIRVNAIIPGFFPAEQNRKILDEERIESIMRHTPMDRFGNPEELQGAAVWLASEKASSFVTGTLVRVDGGFGSMTI; encoded by the coding sequence ATGACAGACTTATTTGACCTGACAGGAAAGACAGCAGTGGCAATCGGCGGAAACAGTGTACTGGGATCAGCCATGGCAAAAGGTTTAGCGCAGCAAGGTGCAAAAGTTGCGATTGTTGGGCGTAACGTGGAAAAAGCGGAGGAAGTAGTAAAAGAAATCACAGCCGCAGGAGGAGAAGCAAAATCTTTTCAAGCCGACGTCAGCTCAGTGAGTTCACTGGAAAAGGCAGCGGATGAAATTGAGAAATGGTCTGGCGGCTGGGATATTCTTTTAAATGCACCTGGTAAAAATAGTACCACTCCATTTTTTGATCTTGGTATGAACGAATGGGACGACATTATGGAAGTGAATTTAAAAGGGATTGTGATAACCTGCCAAATATTTGCTAGAAAAATGATTGAACAAGAACGTAAAGGCAGCATCATTAATATTTCTTCTGTGTCTTCAACTATTCCCTTATCAAGAGTGTTTACTTATTCTGTCTCAAAAGCAGGGCTTAACAGTGTAACCCAGTTCTTGGCTCGGGAACTTGCTCCAAATGGCATAAGGGTAAATGCTATTATCCCAGGTTTTTTTCCTGCTGAACAAAACAGGAAAATCCTTGACGAAGAACGAATAGAATCCATTATGAGGCATACCCCTATGGACCGTTTTGGAAATCCAGAAGAATTACAAGGCGCTGCTGTGTGGCTTGCATCTGAAAAAGCTTCTAGTTTCGTTACAGGTACGTTGGTTCGCGTTGACGGAGGATTTGGAAGTATGACCATTTAA
- a CDS encoding lactate racemase domain-containing protein has product MGILQELLKDVPIPKMAKVKVNFDDRKIDDLDLILNQKLHQQHIKDKIHPGMEIAIAVGSRGLDRIVEIVAVTVKFLKELGAKPFIVPSMGSHGGATAEGQRAVLEHLGITKESVGAEIRSSMEVVKVGELPNKLPVYVDKFASKADGIIVINRIKPHTAFRGPVESGIMKMISIGLGKQKGAEACHQLGFKYMAENVPAMAKVIMKEKPLLFGVATIENSFDKVAIVEVLSPEEIIEKEPELQVRAKALLPRLFFEELDVLVIDEIGKNISGDGMDPNITGRYPTPYAYGGPEVNKMVVLDLTPQSEGNANGVGTADFTTQRLVDKMDREGTYANGLTSTVVAPTKIATTLANDREAIQAAIKTCNILDFENVKLVRIKNTLEISEIEVSEAILEEIGKHENMEQISNLYELSFNKAGNLF; this is encoded by the coding sequence GTGGGTATTCTCCAAGAGCTGCTCAAAGATGTTCCTATTCCAAAAATGGCAAAAGTAAAAGTAAACTTTGATGATAGAAAAATTGATGATCTTGATTTGATATTAAATCAGAAATTACATCAACAACATATTAAAGATAAGATTCACCCAGGAATGGAAATTGCAATTGCAGTTGGAAGCAGGGGACTCGATCGTATTGTGGAAATTGTAGCGGTTACTGTGAAATTCTTAAAGGAATTAGGGGCAAAACCATTTATTGTACCGAGTATGGGAAGTCATGGCGGTGCGACGGCAGAAGGTCAGCGTGCTGTTCTAGAACATCTTGGGATCACAAAAGAAAGTGTTGGAGCGGAGATTCGTTCATCCATGGAAGTTGTAAAAGTAGGTGAATTGCCAAATAAGCTCCCTGTCTATGTAGATAAGTTTGCTTCAAAGGCAGATGGAATCATCGTGATTAACCGAATAAAACCACATACCGCTTTTAGAGGCCCTGTTGAAAGTGGAATCATGAAAATGATTAGTATCGGTTTAGGAAAGCAAAAAGGTGCTGAAGCATGCCACCAATTGGGATTTAAGTATATGGCAGAAAATGTACCAGCTATGGCTAAGGTAATAATGAAAGAAAAACCTTTGCTTTTTGGCGTGGCAACTATTGAAAACTCATTTGATAAAGTGGCCATCGTAGAAGTACTTTCTCCAGAAGAAATTATCGAAAAGGAACCTGAGTTACAGGTAAGGGCAAAGGCATTACTGCCAAGGCTTTTCTTTGAGGAATTGGATGTTCTGGTTATAGATGAAATTGGAAAGAATATCAGCGGAGATGGGATGGATCCCAATATAACAGGCAGATATCCAACTCCATATGCTTATGGAGGACCCGAGGTAAATAAAATGGTAGTACTTGATTTAACTCCTCAATCAGAGGGGAACGCAAATGGGGTTGGCACAGCAGATTTTACCACACAGCGTTTAGTGGACAAAATGGATAGAGAGGGTACATATGCCAATGGGCTGACATCAACAGTAGTAGCCCCAACTAAAATCGCAACCACCCTGGCCAATGATCGTGAAGCAATTCAAGCTGCTATTAAAACTTGCAATATCTTAGACTTTGAAAATGTAAAGCTGGTACGTATAAAAAACACATTAGAAATAAGTGAAATAGAGGTATCGGAAGCAATACTTGAGGAAATTGGTAAGCATGAGAATATGGAACAAATTTCAAATCTTTATGAACTTTCCTTCAATAAAGCGGGAAATCTATTTTAG
- the uxaC gene encoding glucuronate isomerase, producing MKAFLEHDFLLESETALTLYEKAAARAPIFDFHCHLDPQEVWENKPYQSITQLWLGGDHYKWRVMRMQGIGERYITGNADDWEKFRAWAETVPNLIGNPLYHWTHLELKMFFGIEKILNSKTAREIFEECNEKLRNQEFRPRAFIERSNVKFIGTTDDPNSPLEFHQLLNQDTSFKPTIAPTFRPDGALFIERPSFKDWIGKLEEVSNVKINSVEVFLEALKQRVYFFHENGCRAADHDIQKMEYIEPNKKEIEVLFNKRLNGEELSYKELVAYRSFLLKELGKMYAEKQWVMQLHMGAMRNNNTKMRELIGSDIGFDSVGEANIAEGLSHFLDALDQEQALPRTVLFNLNPKDNAVLAGMTGNFYEEGIPGKIQFGSGWWFNDHIDGMEKQMKDLANVGQLSHFIGMLTDSRSFLSYARHDYFRRILCNILGEWLEKGLMPFDMELAENMVKNISYYNAERFFMERSN from the coding sequence ATGAAAGCCTTTTTGGAGCACGACTTTTTGTTAGAGTCTGAGACTGCCCTAACATTGTATGAAAAGGCAGCAGCAAGAGCACCCATTTTTGACTTTCATTGTCATCTGGATCCGCAAGAAGTGTGGGAAAATAAACCGTATCAAAGTATTACTCAGCTATGGCTTGGAGGAGACCATTATAAGTGGAGAGTAATGCGGATGCAGGGCATTGGAGAAAGATATATTACGGGTAATGCTGATGATTGGGAAAAGTTTAGAGCGTGGGCAGAAACAGTACCAAATTTAATTGGTAATCCTTTATATCATTGGACTCATCTGGAATTGAAAATGTTTTTTGGAATTGAAAAAATACTAAATTCTAAAACTGCACGCGAGATTTTTGAGGAATGTAATGAAAAACTGCGAAATCAAGAATTCCGGCCAAGAGCATTTATTGAAAGGTCAAATGTTAAATTTATAGGGACAACCGATGATCCAAACTCTCCTCTTGAATTTCATCAACTATTAAATCAGGATACCTCATTCAAACCAACTATTGCACCGACATTCCGTCCAGATGGAGCACTTTTTATTGAACGTCCCAGCTTTAAAGACTGGATTGGAAAGTTGGAGGAAGTATCAAACGTAAAAATTAATTCTGTAGAAGTATTTTTGGAGGCTCTTAAACAAAGGGTTTATTTCTTTCATGAAAATGGTTGCCGGGCAGCGGATCATGATATTCAAAAGATGGAGTATATAGAGCCGAATAAGAAAGAGATTGAAGTTTTATTTAATAAGCGATTAAACGGTGAAGAGCTGTCATATAAAGAATTAGTAGCATATCGATCGTTTTTATTAAAAGAGCTTGGGAAAATGTACGCAGAAAAGCAATGGGTAATGCAGCTCCATATGGGTGCAATGCGCAATAATAATACAAAAATGAGAGAGCTTATTGGATCAGATATTGGCTTTGATTCAGTTGGAGAAGCGAATATCGCAGAGGGGTTATCCCATTTTCTCGACGCTTTGGATCAAGAGCAAGCCTTGCCAAGAACAGTTCTTTTTAATTTAAATCCAAAGGATAATGCTGTACTAGCTGGAATGACAGGGAATTTCTATGAAGAAGGAATACCTGGGAAAATTCAATTTGGTTCTGGCTGGTGGTTTAATGACCATATTGATGGTATGGAAAAACAAATGAAAGATTTGGCGAATGTTGGTCAATTAAGTCATTTCATTGGTATGTTAACTGACTCTCGGAGCTTTCTTTCTTATGCTCGCCATGATTACTTTAGACGAATACTCTGTAATATTCTTGGCGAATGGCTAGAAAAGGGATTAATGCCTTTCGACATGGAATTGGCGGAAAATATGGTTAAAAATATCAGTTATTATAATGCAGAAAGATTCTTTATGGAAAGATCAAACTAA
- a CDS encoding AraC family transcriptional regulator: MNHIEEEINKICNFAFHYSNLDTLFIDSHSQIKWDYSYHQVPKPLMYFFENMQLRLHLHDDKFSDDILFHSTPYKLSFISAKLFEEQNYIGSIVVGPYLLEEPSALMVRDILLENQLSISLMPIMEQYYMSLPIVGTFKAKNIAEFLGYLAVNMPQAPSKVLSFTDINYNSQREYTLIPDSIKQNNEHSIAHINARYRSEKDMMFAIESGDLEKLEKIMAKEMYFFSKVPDRIPNDPLRSRKNLSFVTNTVLRIAAENGGLHPVYIDSISRNFAIQIEKTTTIQQLTELRNKMYIEYCKAVRKLSIKKYNRVIIKAIDFIRMNLDQNLTLENIASAVESSPFKLSRQFKLETSQSITEYINKLRINESLKLMENENLSITDISQIVGFNDGNYFTKVFKKITGLTPSQYRNGKNK, translated from the coding sequence ATGAATCACATAGAAGAGGAAATTAATAAGATTTGTAATTTTGCCTTTCATTATTCAAATTTAGACACTCTTTTTATCGACTCACACTCTCAAATAAAATGGGATTATTCCTATCATCAAGTGCCAAAACCTCTCATGTATTTTTTTGAGAATATGCAGCTGCGCTTACATCTTCATGATGACAAGTTCTCAGACGATATTTTATTCCATTCAACCCCGTATAAGCTCAGCTTTATCTCTGCGAAATTATTTGAAGAGCAGAACTATATTGGAAGTATTGTTGTAGGGCCCTATCTTTTAGAAGAACCTTCAGCTCTAATGGTTCGGGATATTTTATTAGAAAATCAATTATCTATTTCATTAATGCCTATAATGGAACAATATTATATGTCCCTCCCGATAGTAGGAACATTTAAAGCTAAGAACATCGCTGAATTTTTAGGGTATCTTGCTGTAAACATGCCACAAGCTCCTTCCAAGGTCCTTAGTTTTACAGATATAAACTATAATTCTCAAAGAGAATACACTTTAATCCCAGATTCTATAAAGCAGAATAACGAGCACTCTATTGCTCATATTAATGCAAGATATCGTTCAGAAAAGGACATGATGTTTGCCATTGAGAGTGGAGATTTGGAGAAATTAGAAAAAATAATGGCCAAAGAAATGTACTTTTTCTCAAAAGTTCCTGATCGAATACCGAATGATCCCTTACGATCTCGAAAAAACTTGTCCTTTGTAACCAATACTGTATTAAGAATAGCTGCTGAAAATGGCGGACTTCATCCAGTTTACATTGATAGCATCTCTAGAAACTTTGCCATTCAAATTGAAAAAACAACTACCATTCAGCAGCTAACTGAGCTGCGAAATAAAATGTATATTGAATATTGCAAGGCTGTTCGTAAGCTTTCCATTAAGAAGTATAATCGAGTTATCATAAAAGCAATTGATTTTATCAGAATGAATCTGGATCAAAATTTAACACTAGAAAATATAGCCAGTGCCGTTGAATCAAGCCCTTTTAAATTATCTAGACAATTTAAATTAGAAACAAGTCAGTCGATTACAGAGTACATTAATAAACTTAGAATAAATGAATCCCTAAAGCTGATGGAGAATGAAAATCTCTCTATTACAGATATCTCTCAAATAGTTGGTTTTAATGATGGGAATTATTTCACAAAAGTGTTCAAAAAAATCACTGGTCTAACACCCTCACAGTATCGAAACGGAAAAAACAAATAG